One Chionomys nivalis chromosome 4, mChiNiv1.1, whole genome shotgun sequence genomic region harbors:
- the Rab39a gene encoding ras-related protein Rab-39A has translation METIWIYQFRLIVIGDSTVGKSCLLHRFTQGRFPGLRSPACDPTVGVDFFSRLLEIEPGKRIKLQLWDTAGQERFRSITRSYYRNSVGGFLVFDITNRRSFEHVKDWLEEAKMHVQPFHIIFLLVGHKCDLASQRQVSREEAEKLSTDCGMKYIETSAKDATNVEETFTILTRDIYELIKKGEICIQDGWEGVKSGFVPNTVHSSEEAVKPRRECFC, from the exons ATGGAGACTATCTGGATCTACCAGTTCCGCCTCATCGTGATCGGGGACTCCACGGTGGGCAAGTCGTGCCTCTTGCACCGCTTCACCCAGGGCCGCTTCCCAGGACTGCGCTCCCCCGCCTGCGACCCCACGGTTGGCGTCGACTTCTTCTCGCGCCTACTGGAAATTGAGCCTGGCAAGAGGATCAAGCTGCAGCTCTGGGACACGGCGGGGCAGGAGCGCTTCAG atcaaTAACTCGATCCTATTATCGCAACTCAGTTGGTGGATTTTTAGTATTTGACATTACTAACCGACGGTCTTTTGAACATGTGAAAGATTGGCTGGAAGAAGCGAAAATGCACGTACAGCCTTTTCATATTATATTTCTCCTGGTGGGACACAAATGTGATTTAGCTTCACAACGTCAGGTGTCAAGGGAAGAAGCCGAGAAACTATCAACAGACTGCGGAATGAAATATATAGAAACCTCAGCAAAAGATGCTACAAATGTTGAGGAGACCTTCACAATCTTGACAAGAGACATATATGAACTTATTAAGAAGGGAGAGATTTGTATTCAGGATGGCTGGGAAGGGGTTAAAAGTGGTTTTGTTCCAAATACTGTGCATTCTTCTGAGGAAGCAGTTAAGCCCAGGAGAGAGTGCTTTTGCTGA